TGAAGCGCGTCGGTGACAGTCTGCTTAATCGTCTTAGGATCGTCCCTCACTATGCGCGGCTCAAGCGGGACTCCGCCGTTCTCCAAGATTGAAGCAGATATACTGCTAGAATTGATATCGTATATCTGGGCTTGACCCAGCTTCTCACCGGGTTGAACTAACTCGTTACCTGTCGAGATGACAGCCACCCTAGGCTTCCGGTAAACCTTGATACTCTTATGCCCAACCGCCGCCAGGACACCAACCTCTCTAGGCGATACTCTCTGTCCGCGTCGCAGAACTAGCTCGCCGGTCATAATGTCGCTTCCAGCAGACATAACGTTCTCACCAGGGGAAACCGCCTTAAACACATTGAGGGTATCTCCGTTGGACTGAGTGTACTCAACCATTACCACAGCGTTAGCGCCACGCGGCATATCTGCGCCGGTTCCTACTTCTACAGCCTCTCCTGACCTGACCTGACTGACAGATTTATCCCCGGGTTGAGAAACACCAGTTAATCGTAGTTTGATAGGGCTGTCCTCCTTGGCTTCAAAGGTATCTGAAGCCTTGACCGCGTACCCATCCATAGTCACACGATCAAAACCCGGTACATCAACGGATGAGACAACATCTTGGGCGAGGACGCGGCCATACGCTTCAAGCAGCGAAACCTCCTCCGCACCTACTGGCTCAATCCTGCAGTAATCCTCTAGTTTGCTAAGCGCCTCCTCAGCAGAGGTTAGCGTTTTGAAAATTTTACGCCCAGACAACGTATAACTCACCTAGCCCTGTTTCGCCTTACCTTCAACGGGCGGAGCAGCACAACCTCAACTTCCTCACCCTCATCCACGCCTTCACTGTCCTCAGGAATAATCAGCAAGCCATCAGCCTGCGTCAAACTCGATATAACTCCTGCGCCAGACGCCATAATCGGCTCAGCAACCAGCCTCACCCCCTCGCCCGCACCAGCTTCCACAAGCCTTACGCGAACAAAAGTTCTCAACCCACCCGGAGCAGCCACCCGCCTAGCCATCTTGGCCAGAACCGTCGGCTCAACATCCACATCAGTACCCAAGAAACGGGCGAGCAAAGGCCTAACAATAACCCGGAACGCAAAAGCATTAGAAACTGGGTAACCCGGAAGCGAAACAACCGGTTTCCCATCAACAACAGCAAGCCCAGTCGGATACCCTGGGCGCAGAGAGATACCGTGAACAAGCATCCCTGGCTCACCGAGAGTAGCCAAAATACCGGGCACTAAATCCCGCTCACCCACGGAAGTCCCTGCCGAGATGAGAACAACATCTGCTGAGGATAGAGCCCGCTTCAGCCGCTCCTTAATGTCTTCAGCATCATCTCTGACAATCCCGAGGTCAAACGGTTCTCCACCAGCCTCAAGCAACGCAGCCTTGATGATGTGACGATTAATATCGTAAATCTTGCCCTCCGTTTTCTCCTCTCCGGGATCAATTAGCTCATCCCCCGTGGAGATTACAGCAACTCGTGGTCTCATTACGACAGGAACCTCGGCTACGCCCAGCGCCGCAATAATGCCAATATCCTGTGGTCTAATCCTAGTGCCTCTCCGAACAACTATCTGTCCCTTTTTCACATCTTCACCTCTCTTCGCAACGTTTTGACCCGGCACCACCGGCTTCACAACCTGCAAACGGTTCCCGGACACTCGAGTATACTCAACCATAACAACCGCATCCACACCTCCTCTAGGCAGATACGATCCGGTCGCAACCGCTGCGGCTTCTCCCCGACCAACCTTGATGTTCGGGGTTTCACCAATTCTTACTCTACCAGTGATTCTGAGTTCAGCAGGGTTGGTTTCCGATGCGCCGAAGGTGTCTTCAGCTGTGACTGCGTAGCCATCCATCGCGGATCTGTCCGCTGACGGGATATCGGTGTTCGAGGTGAGGTCTGAAGCCAGAACTCGGTGTAAGGACTCGTCAAGAGGAATGGTTTCTCCTCTCATTTCTGGTCGTTTTAACGCCTTGAATAGAGATGTAAGGGCTTCGTCGATAGGTGTGTATTGTTTAAAGCCCTTCGTCTTGGTATCTGAGAAGACTTTGCACCTCGTTATGAAGTACCGGAGGCCTCCGTAAAAGCGTTACCGGAATCCTAACTCCTCGGTAATCTACTTCAAGAACGCGTAGATTA
The sequence above is a segment of the Nitrososphaerota archaeon genome. Coding sequences within it:
- a CDS encoding molybdopterin molybdotransferase MoeA; the encoded protein is MRGETIPLDESLHRVLASDLTSNTDIPSADRSAMDGYAVTAEDTFGASETNPAELRITGRVRIGETPNIKVGRGEAAAVATGSYLPRGGVDAVVMVEYTRVSGNRLQVVKPVVPGQNVAKRGEDVKKGQIVVRRGTRIRPQDIGIIAALGVAEVPVVMRPRVAVISTGDELIDPGEEKTEGKIYDINRHIIKAALLEAGGEPFDLGIVRDDAEDIKERLKRALSSADVVLISAGTSVGERDLVPGILATLGEPGMLVHGISLRPGYPTGLAVVDGKPVVSLPGYPVSNAFAFRVIVRPLLARFLGTDVDVEPTVLAKMARRVAAPGGLRTFVRVRLVEAGAGEGVRLVAEPIMASGAGVISSLTQADGLLIIPEDSEGVDEGEEVEVVLLRPLKVRRNRAR